CTCACTCACCACCCACTCCACCGGTGGCGCGGCGGAATCGCTGGGGTGGAAGGCGGTCTCTAGGCTGGCGCGGGTGGCGGCTGGGGGGGCGCTGGCGTTCATGCGAACTGCTTTAATCCATCCGCGCGCCCGGTCCAGCCCCGCCGTCACAGGGTTCGCGGAACCGTCATCCACAGGCCGGGCGCTGTGGTGCAGCTTACCTTTGCCGGGCACTTGTGGCGGCACATTCGATCTGTTAGACGATGGCCCCCGGCCGGAAGCGGTCCTCTCCCGAGGAACCTGAGGCCGGTGCCATCCCTGACTGCGGTCGTGGCGGAATTGGTAGACGCGCTAGCTTGAGGTGCTAGTGGGGAGACCCGTGGAGGTTCGAGTCCTCTCGTCCGCACCAGGTTGATCTGGCTTTTGAAAAAGGCCCTCTCCGGTTTTCGGCGAGGGCCTTTTTCGTTTTCCGCATCTGTCGCTCAGAGCCGGGAGAACACCCGCAGCAGCACGAGGATGCCTGCGACGGCGAGCAGGCCGCCGATGCAGGTGTCCGCCGCCAGGCGCATCTTCAGGTAGAGGCGGCGGGCAGGCGGAGCCGAGAAGAGCAGGGCGAGAATACCGAACCAACCGGCGGCCACGGAAAACACCAGCACGGGGCTGGCGAACATCGCTTCCCGTCCGGCCGCCGCGGCGAGCAGTCCGCCCGAGGCCAGGAAGAACGACAGCGACATAGGGTTGGTCGCTGCCGTGAGGAAGCCGAGGCGGAAGGCTTCGCGCCCTGTTCGCTGCACCACGGCCTGAGGTGCCATCCCTGCGTGGCCGCGTGAGCTCCAGACCTCAAGCAGGCAGCTGATTCCCGCCCGCAGGAGGAGCACGGCGTAAAGGAGGCAGAACGCCAGCTGGAGCCACCCCAGGTCGCCCGATGGATTAATGCCGCTCAGGAAGAGGAGGCCGATGACAACCGCGGTGACATTGGCCGTGGCACCCGCCGAGACACCGAGCGCTGCCGCCAGTCCGATGGGCCGGCCCGCGAGGCTGGCGCGGCTGACCACCAGGAAGTTGGCGCCGGGCACCAGGACCATGGCCGCATAGGTGCCTGCGAAGACCATAAGGGCAGGCGGTGCATCGGACATGCCATCGTCTCCGCATTTCGTGCGGAGGGATATGCACACCCAGATGCCACAAGCGCTTCCCTCAAACGCTGGATGCCGTTGCGACAGAGGACGAACCTTCACCGCGCATCGCCGATCAGGAGGCTGGCTTGGGCACCATGTGAACGACGCTGTAGCCGTTCTGCTTCAAGGCCTTGAGGAAGGCGGGAATCATTGACGCGGTATAGGGCTTGGTGTCGTGGAACAGCACGATGCCGCCGCCCGTCGCTTCAAGCCGCTTCATCACGAGGTCCAGCTCGGCCTCCGGCGTCATCACGTTCCAGTCGCTGGCCCACAGGTCTGCGCCGAACACGGCGATGCCCTTGCGGTCGAGATACTCCAAGAGCTGCGGCGTCGAGGCGAATCCCGGGAAGCGGAAGAAGGGCACGCGCGGCGCCGTCCCGGCCGCGCCATAGGCGGCCGCATCGTCCGCCGCCAAGCCACGCTCGATCTCCTTCACAGCGGCGTCGAAGGGGATTTTCGCCAGCGTCGCCGACGGATGGGTCATGGTGTGATGGGCGACGGTGTGGCCCTCGGCCAGTTCCCGCTTCACCAATTGAGGCCGGGCACGGGCATTTTCGCCGATGAGGAAGAAGGTGGCGCGCACGCATTCCGCCTTCAGCGCGTCGAGCACGGCGGCCGTGGTGGTCGGCCATGGCCCGTCGTCGAAGGTCAGCACGACCTCCTTCGGCGCCAGCGGCAAGGTATCGGGGAAGGATTTCTTGCCGACGCGCAGGCCCTTGGGGGCGATCTCCATCACCCGCGCGGTGCCCAGCGCCTCCGGCCCGCAGGCGAGCGCCGGGCCGGGCGCGCAGAGGAGCAGGGACGCCGCCAGCAGGAGGCGAGGGAGGTGGCCTCTCCGCGTCATGCCGCCTCCGCCGTCATCCTTCAGGGAACGGCCAGGCCGGGCTCTGGCCCACCTGTCCGCGATGGCGGATCAGGTGATCGGCCAGCACGCACCACACCATGGCCTCGCCCACCGGCACGGCGCGGATGCCGACGCACGGGTCGTGGCGGCCCTTGGTGAAGATGTCCGCTTCCTGCCCCGTCCGGTCCACGGTCTGGCGCGGGGTGAGGATCGAGGAGGTCGGCTTCACCGCGAATCGCGCGACGATGGGCGCGCCGGTGGAGATGCCGCCGAGGATGCCGCCGGCATGGTTGGCGAGGAAGTGCGGCCGACCCTCATTGCCGAGGCGCATCTCGTCCGCATTCTCTTCGCCGGTGAGCCGCGCGGCGTTGAAGCCCTCGCCGATCTCGACGCCTTTGGCGGCATTGATTCCCATGAGGGCCGCTGCGAGGTCGCCGTCGAGCTTGGCATAGAGCGGCGCGCCGAGGCCGGGCGGAACGCCCTCCGCCACAAGCTCGATCACCGCCCCCACCGAGGAGCCGGCCTTGCGGATGGCGTCGAGATAGTCCTCGAACAGCGGTACGGTGCCGGGGTCCGGGCAGAAGAAGGGGTTGTTGCCCACCTCATCCCAGTCCCAGCGGCTGCGGTCGATCTCGATTTCGCCGATGCGCACCACGGCGCCGCGCACGGTCACGCCCGGCAGCACCTTCGCGGCAATGGCGCCGGCTGCGACCCGCGTCGCCGTCTCGCGCGCCGAGGAGCGGCCGCCGCCGCGATGGTCGCGGATGCCGTATTTGATGTCGTAGGTGAAATCCGCATGGCCGGGCCGGTAGGCGCCAGCGATGTCGGCGTAATCCTTCGACCTCTGGTCCACGTTCTCGATCAGCAGGGCGATGGGGGTGCCGGTGGTGACCAGGCCGCCCTCGGGATGGGGCAGGGTGCCGGAGAGCACCTTCACCGCGTCCGGCTCGCGGCGCTGGGTGGTGAAGCGCGACTGGCCCGGCCGCCGCCGGTCGAGGGCCGCCTGCACCTCATCGAGGGTGAAGCGCACGTTGGGCGGGCAGCCGTCCACCACGCAGCCGATGGCGACGCCGTGGCTTTCGCCGAAGGTGGTGACGCGGAACATGTGGCCGAAGGTATTGAACGACATGGCGCCCTGGGGTCCTAAAGATGCTCCCGGCTCAATAGACGAGGACGGGCAGCAAGGAAACGTCCTGCGACTCACGGCGCAATTGTGGCCCGGTCGTCACACAGCACGGCCATCCTGTGCTATGAGGAGCGCCGACGGAGCACTCATTCCCCGCCATGCCCTTACTCGAGATCCTGATCGTCATCGTTCTGGTGTTGCTCAACGCGGTTCTTGCAGCAGCGGAATTGTCCATCGTTTCCTCCCGGCCGGCCCGCCTGCAGTCCCTTGCGGACCGCGGCAACAAGGGCGCGAAGGCAGCGCTCAAGCTGGGTGAGGACCCCGGGCGTTTTCTGTCCACGGTTCAGATCGGCATCACGCTGATCGGCATCCTGGCCGGTGCCTTTTCCGGTGCAAGCCTGGGCGACCAGCTCGGCCTGGCGCTGGAGGGGGCCGGCCTGCCAGTCAGCGTCGCCCATCCGTTGGGCTATACGGCGGTGGTGGCCGCCATCACCTATGTCTCGCTGGTGATCGGCGAACTCATCCCCAAGCGGCTGGCGCTCCAAAATGCCGAGCCGCTCGCCTCCGTCCTCGCGCCGCTTATGATCGGCCTGTCGAAGGTCGCGGCCCCGGCCGTCTGGCTGCTGGACGCTTCGACCCGTGCCGTGCTGGCGCTGCTTGGCCGGCGGGGCGATCGCTCCAGTTCGGTCACCGACGAGGAGATCCGCGCCATCATCACCGAGGCGGAGACCGCCGGCGTCATCGATCCGGCCGAGCGCCGCATGATTTCTGGTGTCATGCGGCTGGCCGACCGGCCGGTGACGGCCATCATGACGCCGCGGCCCGACGTGGAATGGGTGGACATCTCCAAGGACGCCGAAGAGGTGCGCCATGTCCTCCTCACCACGCCTCATTCGCGCCTGCCCGCCTGCGACGGCTCGCCGGAGGAGACCATCGGCGTCATCCAGGCCAAGCGCATCCTCGACGCCTATCTGAAGGGCGAGCGGCCGGACCCGCGGCAGTACGTGCAGACCGTGCCTTTCATCGTGGAGAATGTCGGGGCGCTGGAGGCCATGCGCATCCTGCGCGGGGCCGAGGTGCCCATGGCCATCGTGGTGGACGAGTATGGCGACATGGCTGGCGTAGTAACCGGATACGATCTCCTCCTCGCCATTACCGGCTCGGTGGAAGCCGGATCGGAGCCCGGCGAGGTTCATGTCGAGCGCCATGTGGTCCAGCGGCACGACGGCAGCTATCTCGTGGCCGGCGACACGCCGGTGGACGAGCTGCGCGATCTGCTCGATGTCGCCCTGCCCACGGACGAGGGCTATCACACGGTCGCCGGCTTCGCGCTGTCCCACCTCAAGGAATTGCCGGAGGAAGGCGAGGTCTTCACCGCGCTCGGCTGGCGGTTCGAGATCGTCGACATGGACGGCCGCCGGATCGACAAGCTACTGGTGTCGCGACCCCGCGTCCTGCACCGGCAGGAGGTTGCCGGGCAGGGCTGAGGCCCCGCCCGCGCCTGTTGGCTTCAATCCCGACGGGCGAGGGAGCGCAGGAAGCCCTCGTATTCCTCGGTCAGCTCCATATCCACGCCAAAGGCATTCTTCAGCAGGATGTTGGCGATGAAGGGCTGGTCGTTGCGCTTCTCGTCCAGCGTGTCCCGCAGCACGGGCACCGTGTCCTCGATGTGCTTGAGGAAGGCGATTCCCTTTTCCAGCGTCTCGGTCCACTTCGCGCGGTGCCACAGGGCCAGCGGGTACATGATCTCGTGGACGAAGTTGGATTTGCGCGCCTTCTCGAAGAAGCGCAGGCCCGCGCTCCAGTTCTCCTTGGCACGCAGCGGCGGGGGCGGGATGTCGCCCAGCAGCATCTTCTTGCCGGCCTGACCCACGAAATCCTCGAGCGTGATGGGCGTCTCGATGTTGGTGCGGAAATGCCAGAGGGCGAAATTGCCCGGATACTCCTTGCCCCACGCCTCGATGAAGGCCGCCTCCACCTTGTCCACGGCGGCTTTGTCGCCTTTCAGCGCGGCCGTCATGCAGAAGGCGAACATGGCGTCGTTCGCGACATTGTGGACACCGCCATTGGCGAGGTCCGCCGCCGTCAGGATGGGGGTCTTGCCATCCGCCGGCACGCTCGCATCCCCGGCGCGCAGGGCGGAGATGAACTTGGTGATTTCCAGCCAGCCCATGTAGTGGGCGATGAAGGCGTCCGGATCCACATGGACGATGGCGAGGTTGAGCGGCATCTTCCGCTTCTGCAATTCGGCCATGTCGGTCATGAAATGTCCCCCCGGGCTCGGGTGAAAAGGCGTCAAGAAAAGACGCCGCCCGTCGCGTTCACGACACAGGCGCCGGCTCTACCCGGTTGAGACAGCAAGAAAAATGCCAAGGGAAATGGCGGGTGCGGGCGGCGCGGCGCCTCAGTCCGCGACCTCGAACCCACCCTGCGCGACGACGTAGACCGCGCCCTGGCGCACCGGCAGGTTTGAGGCCTCGGCCTCGGGCATCCCGGCCTTCACATGCAGAAGGGCGCGGATGACACCGCCGTGGGTGACGATGACGGTGTCCTGATCGATCTCGGTGCAGGCCGCGCTGACGCGCTCGCAGAGGGTGCGGTAGCTCTCGCCACCGGGGGGCGCGAAGTTCCAGGGGTCGAGATCGCGCCGGCGCACCGCGTCATAGTCTCGGCGGCGCAACTCGGGCCAGGTCTGCCCCTCCCAGATGCCGAAGGATATCTCAGCGAAGCGGATGTCGGTCTTGAAGTCACCAACCGGCAGATCGAGGCCGGTGCGCAGGATGCGCATGGTCTCCACCGCCCGGGACAGGGGGCTGGAGACATAGGCCAGCGCGCGGGTGTCGCCAGCGAGCTGGGCCAGGACGCGGCCCACCTGTCCCGCCTGAATCCGGCCGAGCGGGTTCAGCGGCACGTCGCGGCGCCCCTGCAGCCGGCCCACCACGTTCCAGTCTGTCTCGCCATGGCGGACGAGGAAAAAGCGTCGCGTGGTCATCGCTCTCCGGCCCGCCCCCTCGGGCGCGGCGTCAGTCACCGCGGCGGAATGGTGATTACGTGATCGTACCAGGCGCCGCGCGGCGGGTAGGTGACGCGCAGCGCAATTGTGGAGCCCGGCGCCGCCTTGCCCTTGAAGCTCACGATGAGCCCCTTGGCTGGCTGGCCGAGGCACCGGGTCGTGTGCCCGCCGTCGATGCCGGTGGCGACGAAGCGGCCATACTGGATGCCGACCTTGCCGCCGGGCGGCGCGGAGAGCACCTGGATGGCGGGAATCTGCGTCTGCTGGCAGTTGTAGTCGGACGTGCCGGCAGCGAAGAGCGCGCTGCGGCTGCCGCCGCCGCCGATCATGAAGCTGACGCCATATTCCGGCGGCGTCACATAGTCCGGGAAAACCGCGCCGCCGGGACCGAACACGCGGTCGCGCAGCGGATACTGCTCGAAGGAGGGCGGGCTCTGCGCCAGCGCGCCGCCAGCCGTCGGGAGCATTCCGGCCGATATGGCCACGGCGAGGGTGGCAAGGCCGGCAAGCGGGCGACGTGCCACCTGGAGATTAAGCGCCGTCATCGTCGTTCTCCTAGAGCGCGCGGGCGCCGGTCTCAGTCGCGGACGAGGGCGAGGTCCGGCGCGTCGGGGTGCTTCATGCCCACAATATGGTACCCGGCATCCACATGATGCACCTCGCCGGTCACACCGCGCGACAAATCGGAGAGCAGATAAACGCCGGTGTCGCCCACCTCGTCGGTGGTCACGGTGCGGCGCAGCGGCGAGTTCAGCTCGTTCCACTTCAGGATGTAGCGGAAATCACCGATTCCCGAGGCGGCCAGCGTCTTGATCGGACCGGCGGAGATGGCGTTCACGCGGATCGCCTTGGGGCCGAGGTCGGCGGCAAGATAGCGCACGCTGGCCTCCAGCGCCGCCTTGGCCACGCCCATGACGTTGTAGTGGGGCATCCACTTCTCCGCACCGTAATAGGTGAGCGTGATGAGCGAGCCGCCATTGGTCATCAGCTTCTCGGCCCGCTGCGCGACGGCGGTGAAGGAGTAGCAGGAGATGAACATGGTCTTGGTGAAATTGTCGCCCGTGGTGTCCACGTAGCGGCCGTCCAGCTCGTCCTTGTTGGAGAAGGCGATGCAATGAACCACGAAATCCAGCGTGCCGAACAGGCGCTCGGTCTCGGCGAAGATGGCATCCAGCGTCTCCGGCTCGGTCACGTCGCAATGGCCGACCAGATGACCGCCCAGTTCGGCCGCCAGTGGCTCCACCCGCTTCTTCAGCGCTTCACCCTGATAGGTGAGGGCGAGTTCGGCACCGTGGGCGCGGGCCGACTTGGCGATTCCATAGGCGATGGATCGATTGTTGGCGACACCGAGAATCAGCCCGCGCTTGCCCTTCAGAAGACCGCTCGCGAAACCGTCCGTCGCCATAGACCCAACTCCACATGCTCAAGCCATTGAAACCCATGGTCCTGCCGGAAGACGCACCATGAGCGCGCTTCCTATGGCATGGGGCCATCCACCGTTCAAGCGAAGCTGCCGCGTCGTACCCCTTGCATCCCCCCGGAGCGGATGCTAGATGCGGCGCCTCTGGATCGGAGTGTAGCGCAGTCTGGTAGCGCACCACGTTCGGGACGTGGGGGTCGCAGGTTCAAATCCTGCCACTCCGACCAGATGATTTCGGGTTTTCGACCCGGTCCTGCGTCCCATAATTTTGTCTTCATGCCCCGACACATCGGCGATACGAAAGACGTGCGGGGCGAAGGTTTCGCGTGCTTGCAAAACACCGGGGGGCCAGGTGGATTTGCTCGACGACGTTTTGGACCAGATCTACGAGGCGGCTCTGCTGCCGGAATTGTGGCCGCAGGCGCTGGCGCGTCTCGATTCGCTTTCTGGAACGACTGGCGGGGTGATCTTCGTCGGCGCGCGCGACAGACACGCGTGGGCCGCAACCGACAATTTTCGCGAGACGATCACGGCATTCGTCGCTGAGGGGTGGATGCTGCGCAATCCCCGGATCTCCAAGGGAATTGCCCTCAATCACCCCGGCTTCACCCGCGACTCGGACTTCCTGAGCGAAGAGGAGCGCGCGAACGAGCCCGTCTATCGGGAATTCATGTATCCGCGTGGCTGTGGCGCTTCGGTGGGGACGGCGGTTCCGATCCACACCGGGGAAATGGTCGTCATCAGTTTCGAGCAGGATTACCGTCGTGGGCCTGTACCCGGAGCTGTCGTCGCGATGCTCGATCAGGCCCGGCCGCATCTGGCGCGGGCCGCAATCATGGCCGCGCGGCTTCATCTTGAGCAGTTAAAAAGCACCGTATCGGGCCTTGATGCCATCGGTCTGCCTGCCGCCGTGGTTGGGGCTGACCAAAGGGTGCTCGCGTCAGGAGCGTCCTTCTCCGGGCTCGCCCTGGCCCTGATCGCACGCGCCTTTGGAAGATTGGCCCTTGCCCACGGGCCGACCAATGCGCTGCTGGTATCAGCGATCGACGAGGCTGCCCGTGGACATGCCGCGCCGCGTTCCATCCCGATGCCTGCCGGCGTGAACCACGACGCATTGGTCATTCACGTCTTGCCTTTGCGCCGTCAGGCACACGATCTGTTCCGGGCCGCCACGGCTCTGGTTATCGCCATGCCCGTGCGGGCGCCCGCTGCGCCCCCCTTCGATATGCTGAATACCCTCTTCGATTTGACGCCCGCCGAGGCACGGCTGGCGCAGCGTCTGACGCAGGGGCTCAGCCTAAAAGAGATTGCGGGTGAAAGTGGTGTTACGGTGGAAACTGCGCGAACTCATCTCAAGACGGTACTCCGCAAGTCGGGGATGCACCGTCAGGCCGAACTGGTGGGCTTCCTGGCGGGGATAGGACGCCTCGGGATTCGTTGAGTGCCCGTAAAGGAACGGCGCGGATGGCGCGTGGGCACGGATCCACTGTGGAGCGCCTTCCGCCCTCTGATTTCACGGCCGGCTCATGCACTTCCGCGCAGCCGCCAGGCCGCGGCGGCGAACAGCGCGCAGGCCAGGGTTGCGAACGCCGCAAGCCCGTGGGGATGCACCTGCATGGCGAATCCCGCCCCCAGCGGCCCGACGAGGGCGCCGAGCCCCCAGAACAGGCCGGAGACGGCGTAGATGCCCACGAGGTCGCCTCCCTTGAAGCGGCTACCGACCAGCGTGATCATGATGGTGTAGATGCCGACGAAGGCGCCGCCCCAGACGAACAGTAGCGCATAGGTCGCGATCGCGCTGCCGAGCGCCAGCGGCCAGACGGCCGCGCCGACCGCCGAGACCAGGGCGAGCAGGATGACCAGCCGGCGGCGGTCCATGTTGTCGCCCAGCCAGCCAATCGGCAGCTGGAGCAGGATCGCGCCGATCATCATCACCGACATCAGTCGCGTGGCGTGTTCCTCCGCCCAGCCGAGCCCGACGGCATAGAGCGCGAGGAAGGACAGGCCCGCCGTCTCGATGGCCGCATTCAGCATGGTGGCGGACAAAGCGAGGGGCGCGAGCCGAACGAAATGGACCGGATTGCCGATGGTCGGCTCGTCGAAATGCGGGGCGGTGACGCGCGGCGACGCCACGAACACGGCCGCCGTCAGCGCGACGCCGGCGCCCAGCAGATAGGGTGCCGCGCCCTCGGTGCCCACCAGCGACAGAATGAGCGGGCCGAGGGCAAGCCCCACCGATAGCGCCGCCGTATAGGCCGCCATGGACCTTGCACGGGTTTTCTCTGTGGAGAGCGCGTTGATCCACGTCTCCGAGGTGACGAACAGCGCCTCCGCCGCCATGCCGAGAAACAGGCGCAGCACGAACCACAGCCATACGGCCGGCATCACCGGAAACGCTGCGAGCGTCAGCGCGGAGAGGCCGATCGACATGAGAATCAGACGGCGCGGCCCCAGCGTCGCCACCATGCGCGGCAGCGCCACGGCGGTCACCAGCACGCCGACCGCATGCATGGCGGCGTTGGCGCCGATGAGCGCCTCGCTGAGGCCCCGCGCGGCAAGATCGAAGGCGATCAGGGGCGCGCTGAGGGAATAGGTGAGCCCGAAGACCATGGCGGTCGCGATCACCGCGCCCCGCGCCAGCACGGTCGAGGCTTCGGTGGGCGCGGCTGGGGACGGCTCGATGCGCTGGTGGGTCACGGGCGCGCAGGCTCCGCCGGCCGGGTGGAATCGGGGGCTGAGGAAGGGGACGCCGCGCCGCCCTTGTGCAGGGACAACTGGCGCAGGAAGTCCCTCAGGCGGTGGGCGAAGGGCGGTGGCGCGGGCTCGATGATGCGCTTCATGGTCCGGGCGTAGTCGAGGACGAGGCCCGGGGTCCAGCTCATCGCTTCCGCCCGGGAGCGGATGTAGGCGGCGGCCCAGATGTCGGGATTGAACATCAGGGTCGCCACCCGCGCCCAGGGCATGCGGCTCGCAAGGCTTCCTTCCAGCGCTGAATCGAGCGCCGCCGCCACAGCGACTGAGCAATTGCGGTCGGTGAGGTTGTAGGTGTCCACCTGCCGGTAGCCGGCCCAGAACGCCATCAGCCGCCGCACGTCGAAGCGGGTGAACTCCACCTTCTGATCCGCCTCGCACCAATTGGCGCACTCATAGGCGTAGGAGGGCTGGAACCGGCCCTTCACGTCGTTATCGTGCGTTGCACGCAGGATGCGGGCGAACTCCTCCGGCGGGCGCTCGATCTCATCCGCCGGATAATGGCTGATGTAGAGATCGGGCTTCAGCTCGAGGGAGGCATGGCCGGTGGAGATCGCCCCGCTGCGGTCCACCGCCGCGATGTAGCGATCGATCACCGGGCGGTGCTCCTTCACGTCCGCCGATCCGGTGGGGGTCCAGACATGGACGATCATGGGGCCTTCCCAAGGGGGCAGGGGGCCGCTGTCGTCCACGATGACCGGCGCGTTGTCGTACCATTGACGCCCGCCATAGATGGGCAGGCTCAGGATGGCGACCTCGGCGAGGTGGGCGCGGAGCATCAGGCTCACCCGCAGCATGATCCATCCGGACATCAGGGTGAGCAGGGCCACCGCCAGCGGCACCTTGAGTTCATGGGCCAGTGGCCAATGGCTACCGATAAACAGGGCCAGGAACAGCTCGATCACGCCCACCGCCACGGTCGACCGCCACAGCCGGAACCGCACCACCGCCGAGGTGACGATGCGCGCGATCCCATCCACGAAGAAGGCGGCCCCGAACAGCAGCGAGAGCGCCATGCCGTTCCGCGAGGGGTAATCGAGAATGAACGTTCCGAAAAAGATCAGCGCGGCCGCCCGTCCCAGCGCAAGCACCTTGCTGCGCGCGCCCGTAAAGGCGAAGGCGGTGACAAGCCCCAGCAGCCCCTCGAACAGGAATACCCCGCCGAACACCTGCGTCGCCACCGACATGGTGCCGTCCATGGCGTCAAGGAGAATCAGCGTGGCGACGAAGAAAAGCGCGGCCGAGAGCAAGGTGAGAACCCACCAGCGGTCGCGCAATGCACGGGCTCCCACTAGGAGGAAGGCAAGCTTAACCATGGCGGGTCGGGGATCACTCTGCGGAAACAGGCGCAAGA
The nucleotide sequence above comes from Xanthobacter flavus. Encoded proteins:
- a CDS encoding LysE family transporter → MSDAPPALMVFAGTYAAMVLVPGANFLVVSRASLAGRPIGLAAALGVSAGATANVTAVVIGLLFLSGINPSGDLGWLQLAFCLLYAVLLLRAGISCLLEVWSSRGHAGMAPQAVVQRTGREAFRLGFLTAATNPMSLSFFLASGGLLAAAAGREAMFASPVLVFSVAAGWFGILALLFSAPPARRLYLKMRLAADTCIGGLLAVAGILVLLRVFSRL
- a CDS encoding polysaccharide deacetylase family protein gives rise to the protein MTRRGHLPRLLLAASLLLCAPGPALACGPEALGTARVMEIAPKGLRVGKKSFPDTLPLAPKEVVLTFDDGPWPTTTAAVLDALKAECVRATFFLIGENARARPQLVKRELAEGHTVAHHTMTHPSATLAKIPFDAAVKEIERGLAADDAAAYGAAGTAPRVPFFRFPGFASTPQLLEYLDRKGIAVFGADLWASDWNVMTPEAELDLVMKRLEATGGGIVLFHDTKPYTASMIPAFLKALKQNGYSVVHMVPKPAS
- the aroC gene encoding chorismate synthase, which encodes MSFNTFGHMFRVTTFGESHGVAIGCVVDGCPPNVRFTLDEVQAALDRRRPGQSRFTTQRREPDAVKVLSGTLPHPEGGLVTTGTPIALLIENVDQRSKDYADIAGAYRPGHADFTYDIKYGIRDHRGGGRSSARETATRVAAGAIAAKVLPGVTVRGAVVRIGEIEIDRSRWDWDEVGNNPFFCPDPGTVPLFEDYLDAIRKAGSSVGAVIELVAEGVPPGLGAPLYAKLDGDLAAALMGINAAKGVEIGEGFNAARLTGEENADEMRLGNEGRPHFLANHAGGILGGISTGAPIVARFAVKPTSSILTPRQTVDRTGQEADIFTKGRHDPCVGIRAVPVGEAMVWCVLADHLIRHRGQVGQSPAWPFPEG
- a CDS encoding hemolysin family protein, yielding MPLLEILIVIVLVLLNAVLAAAELSIVSSRPARLQSLADRGNKGAKAALKLGEDPGRFLSTVQIGITLIGILAGAFSGASLGDQLGLALEGAGLPVSVAHPLGYTAVVAAITYVSLVIGELIPKRLALQNAEPLASVLAPLMIGLSKVAAPAVWLLDASTRAVLALLGRRGDRSSSVTDEEIRAIITEAETAGVIDPAERRMISGVMRLADRPVTAIMTPRPDVEWVDISKDAEEVRHVLLTTPHSRLPACDGSPEETIGVIQAKRILDAYLKGERPDPRQYVQTVPFIVENVGALEAMRILRGAEVPMAIVVDEYGDMAGVVTGYDLLLAITGSVEAGSEPGEVHVERHVVQRHDGSYLVAGDTPVDELRDLLDVALPTDEGYHTVAGFALSHLKELPEEGEVFTALGWRFEIVDMDGRRIDKLLVSRPRVLHRQEVAGQG
- a CDS encoding histidine phosphatase family protein, with translation MTTRRFFLVRHGETDWNVVGRLQGRRDVPLNPLGRIQAGQVGRVLAQLAGDTRALAYVSSPLSRAVETMRILRTGLDLPVGDFKTDIRFAEISFGIWEGQTWPELRRRDYDAVRRRDLDPWNFAPPGGESYRTLCERVSAACTEIDQDTVIVTHGGVIRALLHVKAGMPEAEASNLPVRQGAVYVVAQGGFEVAD
- the fabI gene encoding enoyl-ACP reductase FabI, with the protein product MATDGFASGLLKGKRGLILGVANNRSIAYGIAKSARAHGAELALTYQGEALKKRVEPLAAELGGHLVGHCDVTEPETLDAIFAETERLFGTLDFVVHCIAFSNKDELDGRYVDTTGDNFTKTMFISCYSFTAVAQRAEKLMTNGGSLITLTYYGAEKWMPHYNVMGVAKAALEASVRYLAADLGPKAIRVNAISAGPIKTLAASGIGDFRYILKWNELNSPLRRTVTTDEVGDTGVYLLSDLSRGVTGEVHHVDAGYHIVGMKHPDAPDLALVRD
- a CDS encoding helix-turn-helix transcriptional regulator; this encodes MDLLDDVLDQIYEAALLPELWPQALARLDSLSGTTGGVIFVGARDRHAWAATDNFRETITAFVAEGWMLRNPRISKGIALNHPGFTRDSDFLSEEERANEPVYREFMYPRGCGASVGTAVPIHTGEMVVISFEQDYRRGPVPGAVVAMLDQARPHLARAAIMAARLHLEQLKSTVSGLDAIGLPAAVVGADQRVLASGASFSGLALALIARAFGRLALAHGPTNALLVSAIDEAARGHAAPRSIPMPAGVNHDALVIHVLPLRRQAHDLFRAATALVIAMPVRAPAAPPFDMLNTLFDLTPAEARLAQRLTQGLSLKEIAGESGVTVETARTHLKTVLRKSGMHRQAELVGFLAGIGRLGIR
- a CDS encoding MFS transporter, with the protein product MTHQRIEPSPAAPTEASTVLARGAVIATAMVFGLTYSLSAPLIAFDLAARGLSEALIGANAAMHAVGVLVTAVALPRMVATLGPRRLILMSIGLSALTLAAFPVMPAVWLWFVLRLFLGMAAEALFVTSETWINALSTEKTRARSMAAYTAALSVGLALGPLILSLVGTEGAAPYLLGAGVALTAAVFVASPRVTAPHFDEPTIGNPVHFVRLAPLALSATMLNAAIETAGLSFLALYAVGLGWAEEHATRLMSVMMIGAILLQLPIGWLGDNMDRRRLVILLALVSAVGAAVWPLALGSAIATYALLFVWGGAFVGIYTIMITLVGSRFKGGDLVGIYAVSGLFWGLGALVGPLGAGFAMQVHPHGLAAFATLACALFAAAAWRLRGSA
- a CDS encoding HdeD family acid-resistance protein; translated protein: MVKLAFLLVGARALRDRWWVLTLLSAALFFVATLILLDAMDGTMSVATQVFGGVFLFEGLLGLVTAFAFTGARSKVLALGRAAALIFFGTFILDYPSRNGMALSLLFGAAFFVDGIARIVTSAVVRFRLWRSTVAVGVIELFLALFIGSHWPLAHELKVPLAVALLTLMSGWIMLRVSLMLRAHLAEVAILSLPIYGGRQWYDNAPVIVDDSGPLPPWEGPMIVHVWTPTGSADVKEHRPVIDRYIAAVDRSGAISTGHASLELKPDLYISHYPADEIERPPEEFARILRATHDNDVKGRFQPSYAYECANWCEADQKVEFTRFDVRRLMAFWAGYRQVDTYNLTDRNCSVAVAAALDSALEGSLASRMPWARVATLMFNPDIWAAAYIRSRAEAMSWTPGLVLDYARTMKRIIEPAPPPFAHRLRDFLRQLSLHKGGAASPSSAPDSTRPAEPARP